One stretch of Streptomyces sp. NBC_00443 DNA includes these proteins:
- a CDS encoding ABC transporter substrate-binding protein — protein MRLPTRPLLPAAALTAASALLTGCFAGAESAEDVGAGGKRVRVAMMQPPRSGLSPLSDDAFKLSRWSTAETLVKLDEDGDAQPALATGWERSGRTWTFEIRDGVTFHDGTKLTAEAVAGSLTRAATAAPKPRILDGVDLTAEAADAGTLTVTTAAEDPLVPQRLSSPQLSVLAAKAYRGKTVDPVGAGTGPFELTKVNGTASAALDRYDAYWGDKAKAPGIDVTFVPDGTARAAALRSGEADIAESIPVSQAAVLDQDLITEVPMPRTNTLYLNTGKGPFKDASLRAAAREAIDAEALVKGVYEGRADVAEGLLGPALPWAAELRGPVTRGSEAGSPDGEVITVGTYTDRAEMPEVAATLQQQLQKAGFKVKLDVREYTNIEADALAGRFDAFVLSRATVLDSGDPAAYLYSDFASDGTFNLSRFADKDVDAALKKASGTEVGDARRAAIIAAEAAVLAADAAVPMLHERVVQGDAAGVVDAAHDPRERELVTADTYVK, from the coding sequence GTGCGCCTGCCCACCCGCCCACTGCTCCCCGCCGCCGCCCTCACCGCGGCCTCCGCGCTGCTCACCGGCTGCTTCGCCGGTGCGGAGTCCGCCGAGGACGTGGGGGCCGGTGGCAAGCGCGTCCGGGTCGCGATGATGCAGCCCCCGCGCTCCGGGCTGTCCCCGCTGTCCGACGACGCGTTCAAGCTGTCGCGGTGGTCGACCGCCGAGACCTTGGTGAAGCTCGACGAGGACGGCGACGCGCAGCCCGCGCTCGCCACCGGGTGGGAGCGGTCCGGCCGTACCTGGACCTTCGAGATACGCGACGGTGTCACCTTCCACGACGGCACGAAGCTCACCGCCGAGGCGGTCGCAGGCTCCCTCACCAGGGCCGCCACCGCCGCCCCCAAGCCCCGCATCCTCGACGGCGTCGATCTGACCGCCGAGGCCGCGGACGCCGGCACCCTCACCGTCACGACCGCCGCCGAGGACCCCTTGGTCCCGCAGCGCCTCAGCTCCCCGCAGCTGTCGGTCCTTGCGGCCAAGGCGTACCGGGGGAAGACGGTCGACCCCGTCGGCGCCGGCACCGGCCCCTTCGAGCTCACGAAGGTCAACGGCACCGCCTCCGCAGCCCTCGACCGCTACGACGCGTACTGGGGCGACAAGGCCAAGGCACCCGGGATCGACGTGACCTTCGTCCCCGACGGCACGGCTCGCGCGGCGGCACTGCGCAGCGGCGAGGCCGACATCGCCGAGTCGATACCGGTGTCACAGGCCGCGGTCCTCGACCAGGACCTGATCACCGAGGTCCCGATGCCGCGCACCAACACGCTGTACCTGAACACCGGGAAGGGCCCGTTCAAGGACGCCTCGCTGCGGGCGGCGGCCCGCGAGGCGATCGACGCCGAGGCGCTCGTGAAGGGCGTGTACGAGGGGCGCGCCGATGTCGCCGAGGGGCTGCTGGGGCCCGCGCTCCCCTGGGCCGCCGAGCTGCGCGGGCCGGTGACACGGGGCTCCGAGGCCGGGTCGCCGGACGGCGAGGTGATCACCGTCGGGACGTACACCGACCGGGCCGAGATGCCCGAAGTCGCCGCCACGCTGCAACAGCAGCTCCAGAAGGCCGGGTTCAAGGTGAAGCTCGACGTCCGCGAGTACACCAACATCGAGGCCGACGCCCTCGCGGGCAGGTTCGACGCCTTCGTCCTCTCCCGCGCCACCGTCCTCGACTCCGGCGACCCGGCTGCCTACCTCTACAGCGACTTCGCGTCCGACGGCACCTTCAACCTGTCCCGGTTCGCGGACAAGGACGTGGACGCGGCCCTGAAGAAGGCCTCCGGCACCGAAGTCGGCGACGCCCGCCGCGCGGCGATCATCGCGGCCGAGGCCGCCGTGCTCGCCGCGGACGCGGCCGTGCCGATGCTCCACGAGCGGGTGGTCCAGGGTGACGCCGCCGGTGTCGTCGACGCCGCCCACGACCCGCGCGAGCGGGAGCTCGTCACGGCGGACACGTACGTCAAGTGA
- a CDS encoding ABC transporter permease subunit codes for MGPTARKSIGPAALTRLVCLVAVLATVGLLPWLSHTDPALTVLRARSAEQEATDEALSAIRQDLGLDAGPLSLLGTWASDLLHGDFGTSWVSGTDVLPSVVAGLQVSLGLMGAALGVAVALAAVLVAPVLVRGRGSAGTFAAMLAAVPEFLLATVALLVCGVWLGTLPTAGWAGPEYLVLPALALGVPAGGLLGRLVADALPAVLDERWVELWRGAGVRRTTISAAALKRVLPPLVPQFGMVAVGLTGGAVAVELVFAVPGIGRTALGAAKSQDLPLLQGSVLALLLLGLVAGAAAALTRRRLLGPALRDAGLTLPPARPVRAHPAIPSALLTALAVPIGWGLLRDPYTVNTAARLVAPSWAHPLGTDALGRDVLARLGHGAASTVGTAAAICALSLLLALALGFLPGVAAGAAASANALPPVIVGILGAAATGPGTGGAALAVALISWPALSAHAAALVQEVRASAFLTAQRAMGATPFWILTRHVLPSVAAPVARHALLRLPGIALALASLGFLGLGAQPPAPEWGLLLDESRAYVERAPWAALAPAVALALLAGLAVTGAAAVRGRGARAVRKEAPVEA; via the coding sequence ATGGGGCCCACCGCAAGGAAGTCGATCGGCCCCGCCGCCCTGACCCGCCTCGTCTGCCTGGTCGCCGTCCTGGCCACCGTCGGCCTGCTCCCCTGGCTCTCCCACACGGACCCGGCGCTCACTGTGCTGCGCGCCCGGTCGGCCGAGCAGGAGGCGACCGACGAGGCCCTGTCCGCGATCCGCCAGGACCTCGGGCTGGACGCCGGCCCCCTTTCCCTGCTGGGGACTTGGGCCTCGGACCTGCTGCACGGCGACTTCGGCACCTCCTGGGTGTCGGGCACCGACGTGCTGCCGTCCGTCGTCGCCGGCCTCCAGGTGTCGCTGGGCCTGATGGGCGCGGCGCTCGGCGTGGCGGTCGCGCTGGCCGCCGTGCTGGTGGCGCCGGTGCTGGTGCGCGGTCGCGGGTCGGCCGGGACCTTCGCCGCCATGCTCGCCGCCGTACCCGAGTTCCTGCTGGCCACCGTCGCGCTGCTGGTCTGCGGCGTGTGGCTGGGCACGCTGCCGACGGCCGGCTGGGCCGGCCCCGAGTACCTGGTGCTGCCCGCTCTCGCCCTCGGTGTCCCGGCGGGCGGCCTGCTCGGCCGGCTGGTCGCGGACGCGCTGCCCGCCGTCCTCGACGAACGGTGGGTGGAACTGTGGCGGGGCGCGGGAGTGCGCCGTACGACGATCTCGGCGGCCGCCCTCAAGCGCGTACTGCCGCCGCTGGTACCGCAGTTCGGCATGGTCGCCGTCGGCCTGACCGGCGGCGCGGTCGCGGTGGAGCTGGTGTTCGCGGTGCCCGGCATCGGCCGTACCGCTCTGGGCGCGGCCAAGTCGCAGGATCTGCCGCTGCTCCAGGGCTCGGTGCTGGCTCTGCTGCTGCTCGGCCTGGTCGCCGGCGCGGCGGCGGCGCTCACCCGGCGCCGACTGCTCGGCCCCGCCCTGCGGGACGCCGGACTGACACTGCCCCCGGCCCGCCCGGTCCGTGCCCACCCGGCGATCCCGTCGGCGCTGCTCACGGCCCTCGCCGTGCCCATCGGCTGGGGCCTGCTGCGCGACCCGTACACGGTGAACACGGCCGCCCGCCTCGTCGCCCCCTCCTGGGCGCACCCGCTCGGCACCGACGCCCTCGGCCGCGACGTGCTCGCCCGGCTCGGGCACGGGGCCGCCTCGACCGTCGGCACGGCCGCCGCCATCTGCGCGCTGAGCCTGCTCCTCGCGCTCGCGCTGGGCTTCCTGCCCGGAGTCGCGGCGGGCGCCGCGGCCAGCGCCAACGCCCTGCCCCCGGTGATCGTCGGCATCCTGGGCGCGGCCGCGACCGGCCCCGGCACCGGCGGCGCCGCCCTCGCCGTCGCGCTGATCTCGTGGCCCGCGCTGTCCGCGCACGCGGCGGCGCTGGTGCAGGAGGTGCGCGCGTCGGCGTTCCTCACCGCCCAACGGGCCATGGGCGCGACCCCGTTCTGGATCCTCACCCGGCACGTCCTGCCGTCCGTCGCCGCCCCGGTCGCCCGCCACGCCCTGCTGCGCCTGCCCGGTATCGCCCTCGCCCTGGCCTCCCTCGGCTTCCTGGGCCTGGGCGCGCAGCCGCCGGCGCCCGAGTGGGGCCTGCTGCTGGACGAGTCCCGCGCCTATGTCGAACGCGCCCCGTGGGCGGCCCTCGCCCCGGCCGTCGCTCTGGCCCTGCTGGCGGGGCTGGCGGTGACGGGAGCGGCGGCGGTACGGGGCCGGGGAGCCCGTGCCGTACGGAAGGAGGCCCCCGTTGAAGCCTGA
- a CDS encoding ABC transporter ATP-binding protein, whose translation MKPENSPDVLLSVRDLHIAFDGVEAVRGLSFDVRPREVLAIVGESGAGKSLTARALMGMLPRGATTGGTIEPDLSAHRGRRISLVPQDALSALSPVHPVGDQLAAAVRSVTRVSRKEARARAVAALDRVGIADAARTARAYPHEYSGGMRQRAVIAMATINEPHIVVADEPTTALDEEHRDQVLRVLAERREAVGAALVLVTHDMDVVRDHADRVLVMYAGRLTELGPAQGVLSRPRAPYTAGLLASLPQQAPPGRRLPALRGTPPAPGTLPPGCAFTPRCPLAADPCHRTEPAPQHVDGRLVACHRWPELPHPAMELFHE comes from the coding sequence TTGAAGCCTGAGAACAGCCCCGATGTGCTCCTCTCGGTACGTGACCTGCATATCGCCTTCGACGGCGTCGAGGCCGTGCGCGGCCTGTCCTTCGACGTCCGTCCGCGCGAAGTCCTCGCGATCGTGGGCGAGTCGGGCGCGGGCAAGTCCCTCACGGCACGGGCGCTGATGGGCATGCTGCCGCGGGGCGCGACGACGGGCGGGACGATCGAGCCGGACCTCTCGGCCCACCGCGGCCGCCGCATCTCGCTCGTCCCGCAGGACGCCCTGTCCGCCCTCTCCCCCGTGCACCCGGTCGGCGATCAACTCGCCGCCGCCGTACGGTCGGTGACCCGCGTCTCCCGCAAGGAGGCCCGGGCACGGGCGGTCGCCGCGCTCGACCGGGTCGGCATCGCGGACGCCGCCCGCACGGCGCGGGCGTATCCGCACGAGTACTCCGGCGGCATGCGCCAGCGTGCGGTCATCGCCATGGCGACGATCAACGAACCCCACATAGTGGTCGCCGACGAACCCACCACCGCCCTGGACGAGGAGCACCGCGACCAGGTGCTCCGGGTGCTCGCCGAGCGGCGGGAGGCCGTCGGTGCCGCGCTCGTCCTGGTCACGCACGACATGGACGTCGTACGGGACCACGCGGACCGCGTGCTGGTCATGTACGCCGGACGCCTCACCGAGCTCGGCCCGGCTCAGGGGGTGCTGAGCCGCCCCCGCGCCCCGTACACGGCAGGCTTGCTCGCCTCCCTCCCCCAGCAGGCACCCCCCGGCCGCCGCCTCCCCGCCCTGCGCGGCACCCCACCCGCCCCGGGCACCCTCCCACCGGGCTGCGCCTTCACCCCGCGCTGCCCGCTGGCGGCGGACCCCTGCCATCGGACGGAACCGGCACCGCAGCACGTGGACGGACGCCTGGTCGCCTGCCATCGCTGGCCGGAACTCCCGCATCCGGCCATGGAGTTGTTCCATGAGTGA
- a CDS encoding dipeptide/oligopeptide/nickel ABC transporter ATP-binding protein → MSDALLDVRELVVRYGDTRAVDHVSFTLAAGETLALNGPSGCGKSSTGLAVLQLRRPDAGEVRFEGRELTTLAEAELRPIRPRMQPVFQDPYGSLSPRHRIRDAVAEPLKVQGRWHAADGPARVAELLDRVGLDPSYGDRRPHELSGGQCQRVGIARALASEPRLLVLDEPVSSLDPSVRAGVLNLLADLQDDLGLGYLFVCHDRAVVRHFADRVIEMRDGRVTSEWLPPAPGAGPR, encoded by the coding sequence ATGAGTGACGCTTTGCTGGACGTCCGCGAGCTCGTGGTCCGCTACGGCGACACGAGAGCCGTCGACCATGTCTCCTTCACCCTGGCCGCGGGCGAGACCCTCGCCCTGAACGGCCCCTCCGGCTGCGGCAAGTCGTCGACGGGCCTGGCAGTGCTGCAACTACGCCGCCCGGACGCCGGTGAAGTCCGCTTCGAGGGACGCGAGTTGACGACCCTCGCCGAAGCCGAGCTGCGCCCGATCCGCCCGCGCATGCAGCCGGTCTTCCAGGACCCGTACGGCTCGCTCAGCCCCCGCCACCGCATCCGCGACGCGGTGGCCGAACCGTTGAAGGTGCAGGGCCGCTGGCACGCCGCCGACGGTCCCGCGCGCGTCGCCGAACTCCTCGACCGGGTCGGCCTTGACCCGTCGTACGGCGACCGCCGTCCGCACGAGCTCTCCGGCGGCCAGTGCCAACGCGTCGGAATCGCCCGCGCACTGGCCTCGGAGCCACGCCTGCTGGTTCTCGACGAACCGGTCTCGTCCCTCGACCCGTCGGTGCGCGCCGGCGTGCTGAATCTGCTCGCCGACCTGCAGGACGATCTCGGCCTCGGGTACCTGTTCGTCTGCCATGACCGGGCGGTCGTACGGCACTTCGCGGACCGGGTGATCGAGATGCGGGACGGGCGGGTCACTTCCGAGTGGCTGCCTCCAGCACCTGGCGCAGGCCCTCGGTGA
- a CDS encoding TetR/AcrR family transcriptional regulator, whose protein sequence is MGHREDLMEGAKRCLLDKGFARTTARDIVKESGANLASIGYHYGSKDALLAQAYVSLVEGMSDAFDGDEVIGVTTEPGSLERFREVWSNIIGTMSGPGSLWRLSMEIVVMGDQLPEVRDHLAVAQREACRGLIPLLMGGREEDVPEETVDTLGRFYVTLMTGLIAQWMFDPKTAPRADQLTEGLRQVLEAATRK, encoded by the coding sequence ATGGGACACCGTGAGGATTTGATGGAGGGCGCCAAGCGCTGCCTGCTCGACAAGGGGTTCGCGCGCACGACGGCGCGGGACATCGTCAAGGAGTCAGGGGCCAACCTGGCCTCCATCGGCTACCACTACGGCTCGAAGGACGCGCTGCTCGCCCAGGCGTATGTGTCGCTGGTCGAGGGGATGAGCGACGCCTTCGACGGCGACGAGGTCATTGGGGTCACCACCGAGCCCGGCTCGCTCGAACGGTTCCGCGAGGTGTGGTCGAACATCATCGGCACCATGAGCGGGCCCGGCTCCCTGTGGCGGCTCAGCATGGAGATCGTCGTCATGGGCGACCAGCTGCCGGAAGTCCGCGACCATCTGGCGGTGGCTCAGCGGGAGGCCTGTCGCGGACTGATTCCGCTGCTCATGGGCGGCCGGGAAGAGGACGTCCCGGAAGAGACCGTGGACACCCTCGGCAGGTTCTACGTGACCCTGATGACCGGTCTCATCGCGCAGTGGATGTTCGACCCGAAGACCGCGCCCCGCGCGGATCAGCTCACCGAGGGCCTGCGCCAGGTGCTGGAGGCAGCCACTCGGAAGTGA